A single Henriciella sp. AS95 DNA region contains:
- a CDS encoding DUF6624 domain-containing protein gives MTTNVAQSPAGKREPAIRWRACCAFLGLCVLAVSSPAHALPAQLQDLLDDPKAAQAVDFCDRTSADTDAEIEALGEVMENSEKVYTERQIASAVILSAGIKVASAHPDDCQLTFDAGKARFDAQVETFTKLLKGKNRYSKSRNADIAAAQRSISDLWLRDQIARQAYVALNTEDRTGAEFWGWRLATANTVLVDEEATALMKDLLETYDWIDRDRFGRKISEHAWLLVQHADDHPEFQALALSRMQPFLETGGVKGSNYAYLWDRVAINTGERQRYGTQPVWVCNEDGTLNLHPMEDPENVDARRAAIGMRGMQAELDQMAGNFCAH, from the coding sequence ATGACGACCAATGTTGCGCAAAGCCCCGCCGGGAAACGAGAACCCGCCATTCGCTGGCGTGCCTGCTGCGCCTTCCTTGGTCTCTGCGTCCTGGCTGTCTCGTCGCCAGCGCATGCATTGCCAGCGCAATTGCAAGACCTGCTTGACGATCCGAAAGCGGCTCAGGCGGTCGACTTCTGTGACCGTACGTCCGCTGATACAGACGCTGAAATCGAAGCGCTCGGCGAAGTGATGGAGAACAGCGAGAAGGTTTATACCGAACGTCAGATCGCGTCCGCAGTAATTCTGAGCGCCGGGATCAAGGTGGCGTCCGCGCATCCTGATGATTGCCAGCTTACCTTCGACGCGGGCAAAGCGCGATTCGACGCGCAGGTGGAGACGTTCACCAAACTCCTCAAAGGAAAAAACCGGTACAGCAAATCGCGCAACGCAGACATCGCCGCCGCCCAGCGTTCGATTTCCGATTTATGGCTGAGGGATCAGATCGCCCGTCAGGCCTATGTTGCCCTGAACACTGAAGACCGGACGGGCGCCGAGTTCTGGGGCTGGCGCCTGGCAACAGCGAACACCGTCCTCGTCGATGAAGAGGCGACCGCGCTGATGAAGGACCTGCTGGAAACCTATGACTGGATCGACAGAGACCGGTTCGGCCGGAAAATTTCCGAGCACGCCTGGCTTCTGGTTCAGCACGCGGACGATCATCCCGAGTTTCAGGCGCTCGCCCTGTCGCGGATGCAGCCCTTTCTGGAGACGGGCGGGGTAAAAGGCTCCAACTACGCCTATTTGTGGGACCGCGTGGCGATCAATACCGGCGAACGACAGCGGTATGGCACCCAGCCGGTGTGGGTGTGTAATGAAGACGGCACGCTCAATCTGCACCCGATGGAGGATCCTGAAAATGTCGACGCGCGCCGGGCGGCCATCGGCATGAGGGGCATGCAGGCTGAGCTCGACCAAATGGCTGGGAATTTCTGCGCGCATTAG
- a CDS encoding acyl-CoA carboxylase subunit beta has product MKDVIEALEAKREEARLGGGKKRIERQHEKGKLTARERVTMLLDEGSFEETDMFVEHRSHDFGMEDQRIPGDGVVTGYGTVNGRLVYVFSKDFTVFGGSLSKAQSEKIVKIQKAAMRNGAPVVGIFDAGGARIQEGVDSLAGYADIFMENVLSSGVVPQISVIMGPCAGGDVYSPAMTDFIFMVKDTSYMYVTGPDVVKTVTNEEVTHESLGGASVHAKKSGVVDGAFENDIETLVQMRRLIDFLPLSNREAAPVRPSFDDPERIEQSLDTLIPANPNTPYDMKELIEKTVDEGDFFEISPDFGANIICGFGRMEGSTVGVVANQPMTLAGVLDIDSSRKAARFVRFCDCFNIPIVTFVDVPGFMPGTKQEYGGLIKHGAKLLFAYAEATVPKVTVITRKAYGGAYDVMSSKHLRGDVNYAWPTAEIAVMGAKGAVEIIFRKDIGDEKKIAEHTKMYEDNFANPYVAARKGYIDDIIMPHSTRRRVIKALRTLRNKELENPWKKHDNIPL; this is encoded by the coding sequence ATGAAGGACGTCATTGAAGCGCTGGAAGCGAAACGCGAAGAGGCCCGCCTCGGCGGCGGCAAGAAGCGGATCGAGCGCCAGCACGAAAAGGGCAAGCTGACGGCGCGCGAACGCGTCACCATGCTGCTCGACGAAGGCAGCTTCGAGGAAACCGACATGTTCGTGGAGCACCGCTCCCACGATTTCGGCATGGAAGACCAACGCATTCCCGGCGACGGTGTCGTCACCGGCTACGGCACGGTCAATGGCCGTCTTGTCTATGTCTTCTCCAAGGACTTCACCGTTTTCGGCGGCTCGCTGTCCAAGGCGCAGTCGGAAAAGATCGTGAAGATCCAGAAGGCCGCCATGCGCAATGGCGCGCCGGTTGTCGGCATCTTTGACGCTGGCGGCGCGCGCATCCAGGAAGGCGTCGACAGCCTCGCCGGCTATGCCGACATCTTCATGGAGAACGTGCTCTCATCCGGCGTCGTCCCGCAGATCTCCGTGATCATGGGCCCATGCGCGGGCGGCGACGTCTATTCCCCCGCCATGACGGACTTCATCTTCATGGTGAAGGACACCTCCTACATGTATGTGACTGGCCCGGACGTGGTCAAAACCGTCACCAATGAGGAAGTCACCCACGAATCGCTCGGCGGCGCGTCCGTCCACGCCAAGAAGTCCGGCGTTGTCGATGGCGCGTTCGAGAATGATATCGAGACGCTGGTGCAGATGCGCCGCCTGATCGACTTCCTGCCGCTGTCCAACCGCGAAGCTGCGCCTGTCCGCCCGAGCTTTGATGATCCCGAACGCATCGAGCAGAGCCTCGACACGCTGATCCCCGCCAATCCGAACACGCCTTACGATATGAAGGAGCTGATCGAGAAGACGGTGGACGAGGGTGACTTCTTCGAGATCAGCCCGGATTTCGGCGCCAATATCATCTGCGGCTTCGGCCGTATGGAAGGCTCGACCGTCGGCGTCGTCGCCAACCAGCCGATGACGCTCGCCGGCGTTCTCGACATTGACAGCTCGCGCAAGGCGGCGCGCTTTGTCCGCTTCTGTGACTGTTTCAATATCCCGATCGTGACCTTCGTTGACGTGCCGGGCTTCATGCCGGGCACCAAGCAGGAATATGGCGGCCTCATCAAGCACGGCGCCAAGCTCCTCTTCGCCTATGCCGAGGCGACCGTGCCGAAAGTCACCGTCATCACGCGCAAGGCCTATGGCGGCGCCTATGACGTGATGAGCTCGAAACACCTGCGCGGCGACGTGAACTATGCCTGGCCGACGGCAGAGATCGCCGTGATGGGCGCCAAGGGCGCGGTCGAGATCATCTTCCGCAAGGATATTGGCGACGAGAAGAAGATCGCCGAGCACACCAAGATGTATGAGGACAATTTCGCGAACCCGTATGTGGCCGCGCGCAAGGGCTATATCGACGACATCATCATGCCGCACTCAACCCGCCGCCGCGTCATCAAGGCCCTGC